A genomic region of Colletotrichum destructivum chromosome 1, complete sequence contains the following coding sequences:
- a CDS encoding Putative Rho GTPase activation protein: MTSAVPPPNQALQPTSTSTAPAGPSTPNKRDLKSWWKGFKLPSKHQEQHGRTPSVFASHSSPPTQPLFSEDVDYAIDTSTMPLSLVLMLQDAYIVELADPVLPRACASSDATPPTTLSLACVLNRLSLSIATPVRQCAKRIRATMTTTATTSGADHSLADNRPHGIFGVPLRQSITYANVAISLVDENGKSYIYGYVPIVVAKCGVFLKEKATAVEGIFRLSGSEKRIKELKQIFDSPDRYGKGLVWDNYTVHDAANVLRRYLNDLPEPVVPLDLYEKFREPLRGATRQAVGDAEGPQFVENFDEQAAIVKYQKLITELPPLNRQLLLYILDLLAVFAAKSEENRMNSQNLAAIFQPGMLSHPQHAMAPEEYRLNQCVLIFLIENQDHFLIGMQGTATDEKTKQLIEKGTPPAAGGPVTPNPNRKSGLGRSASNASAGAESVRREGMVRRNRSTSSRHSHQEGSTTPNSPALAPTPNSGLGRSNTVPSKKSPALQTGRFRRDASPIPGSSPREPMIPATTEEMVEIPDQSPTTSTASHAPAVIGTSSLAPSAAGMAGRSQERLLDPNEMTTPMKDRSLPSIFQRSPTGEGEKRQPNKLKKKRIPGSLNPSAQSSAASLAGTHSAAVSPSVEAPNPMDLVGGPIPEHDEAVPVGQQSNSVETPSEPTPRASQVPSSSTLHPEQTLKGKKSPPTSLHSSFNEGSDIDQTEESIMTASADANEPEKDKKRRWRLSRQRGHEHHPSITSPRLAFGSNDNADVSVTSIGSGGYKPRKSFTGESSETGFHAAEAHSSHESRDKDGKDESKGPIGWIKNKYREAKESAEQRRNKSPPADRQSSLGGSSIMSGRGKSLEIRREPDEKAQNDHPAPVPPIPSQPTQAQPAQAQPSVAPPAPPVPASTSAQQTSFPLAAPASMVPAPTAAAEPAVTRPSPPQPAQSPPAASQLAAASQPELAPPQQPLSEETRQS; this comes from the exons ATGACGTCCGCTGTTCCTCCCCCCAACCAGGCTTTGCAGCCCACGAGTACCTCGACCGCGCCCGCTGGGCCTTCGACTCCGAACAAGAGAGACCTGAAATCGTGGTGGAAAGGCTTCAAGCTGCCCTCGAAGCATCAAGAACAACACGGTAGAACCCCTTCTGTGTTCGCATCGCATTCTTCGCCCCCAACGCAACCCCTCTTCAGTGAAGACGTCGACTACGCAATCGATACTTCGACCATGCCTTTGAGCCTTGTCCTCATGCTGCAAGACGCCTACATCGTTGAGCTCGCCGACCCTGTCTTACCCAGAGCCTGTGCTTCAAGTGATGCGACGCCGCCTACCACCCTCAGCTTGGCTTGTGTGCTCAACAGGCTGTCCCTGTCCATCGCTACGCCTGTGCGCCAGTGCGCCAAGCGGATCCGCGCAACTATGACAACCACTGCTACCACTTCAGGTGCTGACCATTCTCTAGCAGATAACCGACCACATGGCATTTTTGGCGTTCCTCTCCGCCAGAGTATCACCTATGCCAACGTTGCCATCTCCCTTGTCGATGAGAACGGAAAAAGCTACATTTATGGCTACGTACCGATCGTTGTAGCCAAGTGCGGCGTGTTTTTGAAGGAAAAGG CCACGGCAGTAGAGGGTATTTTTCGTCTCAGCGGCTCCGAGAAGCGCATCAAGGAACTAAAGCAAATCTTCGATTCTCCCGACCGCTATGGAAAGGGCCTTGTTTGGGATAACTACACCGTTCACGATGCGGCCAACGTCCTCCGACGCTACCTGAACGATCTGCCCGAACCAGTTGTGCCGTTGGACCTGTACGAGAAATTCCGGGAGCCGCTGCGAGGCGCCACTAGACAGGCTGTTGGTGATGCCGAAGGACCCCAATTCGTGGAGAACTTTGACGAGCAGGCTGCCATTGTCAAGTACCAAAAACTCATCACTGAGCTTCCGCCGCTGAACCGACAGCTGTTGCTCTACATCCTGGATCTGTTGGCAGTTTTCGCCGCTAAGTCGGAAGAGAACCGAATGAATTCCCAGAACCTCGCTGCCATCTTTCAACCCGGCATGCTCTCACACCCGCAACACGCCATGGCGCCAGAGGAGTACCGTCTGAACCAATGCGTCCTCATTTTCCTCATTGAAAACCAGGACCACTTCTTGATTGGAATGCAGGGTACGGCAACAGACGAGAAGACAAAGCAGCTGATCGAAAAAGGCACACCCCCTGCTGCGGGTGGGCCAGTAACTCCTAACCCTAACAGGAAGTCGGGTCTGGGCCGTTCTGCGTCCAATGCAAGCGCTGGCGCCGAGAGTGTAAGAAGAGAAGGCATGGTCAGGAGGAATCGGTCAACGTCTTCGCGGCACTCCCACCAGGAGGGATCTACTACCCCCAACAGCCCTGCTCTCGCCCCGACGCCAAACAGTGGACTCGGCAGGAGCAACACCGTGCCCTCCAAGAAGTCCCCCGCTCTCCAGACGGGTAGATTTAGACGTGACGCCTCGCCTATCCCCGGCTCGTCCCCTCGCGAGCCCATGAtcccggcgacgacggaggagatGGTCGAGATTCCTGATCAGTCCCCTACCACCTCAACTGCCTCACATGCCCCAGCTGTGATTGGCACGTCCAGCCTGGCTCCTTCTGCTGCCGGCATGGCAGGCCGGAGTCAGGAGAGGTTGCTCGATCCGAATGAGATGACGACCCCCATGAAGGATCGAAGCCTCCCGAGCATATTCCAACGATCTCCCAcaggcgagggcgagaagagGCAGCCGAAcaagttgaagaagaagcggatTCCTGGAAGTTTGAACCCGAGCGCTCAAAGCTCGGCTGCATCTTTGGCCGGTACGCACTCAGCCGCTGTGTCCCCTAGCGTTGAAGCCCCTAATCCCATGGACCTGGTGGGTGGTCCGATACCCGAGCACGATGAAGCCGTCCCAGTCGGTCAGCAATCCAACTCGGTTGAAACGCCATCAGAACCCACCCCACGCGCATCACAGGTCCCTTCCAGCAGCACCTTGCACCCTGAGCAGACGCTCAAGGGCAAAAAGTCCCCCCCGACATCTCTCCATTCGTCATTTAACGAAGGTTCTGACATTGATCAGACTGAGGAGTCTATCATGACGGCATCGGCAGATGCAAATGAGCCGGAGAAGGATAAGAAAAGGCGATGGAGATTGTCGCGGCAAAGAGGCCACGAACATCACCCTTCAATCACGTCGCCACGTCTAGCCTTCGGATCCAACGACAATGCCGATGTCAGCGTCACCTCGATTGGAAGTGGTGGATACAAACCACGTAAAAGCTTCACCGGCGAGAGCTCCGAGACTGGGTTCCACGCTGCCGAGGCACACAGCAGTCATGAATCCcgcgacaaggacggcaaagACGAATCCAAGGGCCCCATCGGTTGGATTAAGAACAAATACCGAGAGGCCAAGGAAAGCGCGGAGCAAAGGAGAAATAAGTCGCCCCCGGCAGATCGGCAGTCCTCTCTCGGCGGCTCTAGCATCATGTCGGGAAGGGGCAAGAGCCTAGAAATCCGGAGAGAGCCCGATGAGAAGGCGCAAAATGATCATCCGGCGCCTGTGCCACCGATTCCGTCTCAACCGACACAAGCTCAGCCGGCACAGGCTCAACCGTCAGTTGCCCCCCCAGCGCCACCAgtgccggcgtcgacatcggcaCAACAGACATCGTTCCCGCTagcagcaccagcatcaATGGTGCCAGCTCCAACGGCAGCAGCCGAGCCAGCAGTGACCCGACCGTCACCACCTCAGCCGGCGCAATCCCCACCAGCAGCATCTCAACTAGCAGCAGCATCTCAGCCGGAGCTAGCACCGCCGCAGCAACCCCTATCGGAAGAAACACGGCAGTCATGA
- a CDS encoding Putative GPI mannosyltransferase has translation MASVGSPLARPELLMAVRNEHNKPAVFRSLLVIRLLNAWWVLTFFQPDEYFQALEPAWRMAFGESGGAWITWEWRNQLRSSLHPALFAGVYYLADFVARPLPFARPWLLLAAPKAAQAVFAAAGDWYTWQLAVKIYGADSSISWFALFMSMFSPFQWYCSTRTFSNSLETTLTVMALNYWPWELLGESRPEKENPKPAKSILHAPGVLMSLRLSLTLAAVAVLLRPTNVIIWATVAIATLARPLSTRSSVLTAQTFLILIREAFLCGTVVISLSLASDRLYFGHWAFPPYKFLYFNLSQSLAVFYGRNDWHYYLSQGLPLLSIAYLPFVLAALYRPPSTPSEIRTQTLKTLSRIVYVVIATLSLVSHKEVRFIYPLLPVLHVLAAAPLTSFFTSPAPSPTPKSPLPKPRLRHKRLLTFALALHALLSFFLTLLHQPAPLTVLAFLRNTYSRLHTATSDFSSPISVASAVANSSSEELFALFLMPCHSTPWRSHLIYPTLRARALTCEPPLHTAPNTPERIDYRDEADRFYDDPQHFLATEMWPVAAKHTGDPDADINASLAPSIKAEDIPRYIVGFEGIEPWLLDFFDGPRGRHFGVRPKRVWQGWNGFFNEDSRRRGKIVVWDTGLYTTVS, from the exons ATGGCTTCCGTCGGCTCCCCGCTCGCCCGCCCCGAACTCCTAATGGCAGTTCGTAACGAGCACAACAAGCCTGCCGTATTCCGgtccctcctcgtcatccgtCTCCTCAATGCCTGGTGGGTCCTTACCTTTTTCCAGCCCGACGAGTACTTCCAGGCCCTCGAGCCCGCCTGGCGCATGGCCTTTGGCGAAAGCGGCGGTGCGTGGATTACTTGG GAATGGAGGAACCAGCTCCGCTCCTCGCTGCATcccgccctcttcgccggcgtTTATTACCTCGCGGATTTCGTCGCCCGCCCGCTCCCGTTCGCCAGGCCATGGCTCCTGCTCGCCGCCCCGAAGGCCGCTCAGGCTGTcttcgctgccgccggtgacTGGTACACCTGGCAGCTGGCCGTAAAGATCTACGGTGCCGACAGCTCCATCTCATGGTTTGCT CTATTTATGAGCATGTTCAGTCCTTTCCAATGGTACTGCTCGACGAGAACATTCTCCAACTCGCTAGAGACCACCCTCACCGTCATGGCCCTCAACTACTGGCCGTGGGAGCTCCTCGGTGAAAGCAGGCCCGAGAAGGAGAATCCCAAGCCTGCAAAGTCAATTCTGCACGCACCAGGAGTACTGATGAG CCTTCGCTTATCCCTCACCCTCGCGGCCGTCGCTGTTCTGCTTCGCCCAACCAACGTGATTATATGGGCAACAGTCGCAATAGCCACACTGGCTCGGCCCCTCTCCACTCGATCCTCCGTCCTCACGGCGCAGACATTCCTCATTCTTATTCGTGAGGCCTTCTTATGCGGTACCGTCGTGATCTCCCTATCTCTCGCCTCGGACCGTCTCTACTTTGGCCACTGGGCCTTCCCGCCCTACAAGTTCCTCTACTTCAATCTCTCACAGTCCCTCGCTGTCTTCTACGGCCGCAATGACTGGCACTATTATCTGTCTCAGGGCCTgcctctcctctccatcgCCTACCTCCCCTTCGTCCTCGCTGCCCTCTACcgcccgccgtcgacgccatccgaGATCCGCACCCAAACTCTCAAGACCCTTTCGCGGATAGTTTACGTCGTTATCGCGACGCTCTCCCTCGTCTCTCATAAGGAGGTCCGCTTCATTTatcccctcctcccggttctccatgtcctcgccgccgcgcccttGACCAGCTTCTTCACCTCGCCGGCCCCATCGCCAACCCCCAAGTCCCCGCTCCCCAAGCCCAGACTCCGGCACAAACGCCTTCTAACCTTCGCTCTGGCCCTACACGctctcctttccttcttcctcacCCTGCTCCACCAGCCCGCACCCCTAACCGTCCTTGCCTTCCTCCGCAACACCTACTCCCGACTCCACACCGCAACGTCCGACTTCTCCAGCCCCATCTccgtggcctcggccgtcgcgaACTCCTCGTCAGAGGAGctcttcgccctcttcctcatgCCATGCCACTCGACCCCCTGGCGCTCACACCTGATCTACCCGACCCTTCGTGCCCGCGCCTTGACCTGCGAGCCGCCGCTCCACACAGCCCCCAACACCCCGGAGCGCATCGACTACCGCGACGAGGCGGACCGCTTCTACGACGATCCCCAGCATTTCCTGGCCACTGAGATGTGGCCAGTCGCCGCAAAGCACACAGGTGACCCCGACGCAGACATAAACGCGTCATTGGCACCGTCCATAAAGGCCGAGGACATCCCTCGCTACATCGTCGGCTTCGAGGGCATCGAGCCGTGGCTCCTTGACTTCTTTGACGGGCCCCGCGGCCGACATTTTGGCGTCCGCCCGAAGCGCGTCTGGCAAGGTTGGAACGGCTTCTTCAATGAGGACTCCCGGCGACGGGGGAAGATCGTTGTCTGGGATACGGGCCTTTACACCACCGTTTCATGA
- a CDS encoding Putative aminotransferase class-III, pyridoxal phosphate-dependent transferase, major, which produces MAPHANGGAPQSNGSIDSRYHASSTDAAIKSENENAAHNYHPLPVVFARASGVHVWDPEGNQYLDFLSAYSAVNQGHCHPELVKALTDQASRLTLSSRAFYNDVFPKWAEKIKQVFGYDMVLPMNTGAEAVETAIKIARKWAYKVKGVEQGKALVFSVNDNFHGRTMTAISLSVDPESRDNYGPYVPNIGALNPSTGQPIRYNNVEDIEAVFEAHGKDTAAIIIEPIQGEAGVVVPDDDYLKRVHELCKKHNVLFICDEIQTGIGRTGRMLCSQWAGIKPDMVTLGKAISGGLYPVSCVLSSKEIMLVVEPGTHGSTYGGNPLGCAVSIRALEIMEEEDLTAKAEKLGNIFREGIRSFNSPIIELVRGKGLLNAVVINESAAAGRTAWDLCLLLKEKGLLAKPTHGNIIRFAPPLVISETELRKALNIIGEALKELPTVEKATHH; this is translated from the exons ATGGCTCCCCACGCAAACGGCGGTGCCCCTCAGTCCAACGGCAGTATTGACTCCAGATACCACGCCTCGTCTACCGACGCCGCGATCAAGTCCGAGAACGAGAATGCTGCTCACAACTACCACCCGCTTCCCGTTGTCTTTGCCCGCGCCAGTGGCGTTCACGTCTGGGACCCCGAGGGCAATCAGTATCTCGACTTCCTCTCCGCCTACAGCGCCGTTAACCAGGGCCATTGCCACCCCGAGCTGGTCAAGGCATTGACCGACCAGGCCAGTAGATTGACACTCAGTTCGAGAGCCTTCTACAATGACGTCTTCCCCAAGTGGGCAGAGAAGATCAAGCAGGTCTTCGGCTACGACATGGTTCTGCCCATGAACACGGGCGCtgaggccgtcgagacggcCATCAAGATTGCGCGGAAGTGGGCTTACAAGGTCAAGGGTGTTGAGCAGGGCAAGGCTCTCGTCTTCTCGGTGAACGACAACTTCCACGGCCGCACG ATGACGGCCATTTCCTTGTCCGTCGATCCTGAGTCGAGGGACAACTACGGTCCCTATGTCCCCAACATCGGAGCCCTTAACCCGTCGACCGGTCAGCCCATTCGCTACAACAACGTTGAGGATATTGAGGCGGTTTTCGAGGCGCATGGCAAGGACACTGctgccatcatcatcgagCCGATCcagggcgaggccggcgtcgtggTGCCGGATGACGATTACCTGAAGAGAGTACACGAGCTTTGCAAGAAGCACAACGTGCTCTTCATCTGCGACGAGATCCAGACCGGTATCGGCCGCACGGGACGGATGCTGTGCTCCCAGTGGGCCGGCATCAAGCCCGACATGGTGACGCTGGGCAAGGCCATCTCCGGTGGTCTATACCCCGTGAGCTGTGTCCTGTCCAGTAAGGAGATCATGCTTGTGGTTGAGCCTGGCACGCACGGCTCCACCTACGGCGGTAACCCGCTTGGCTGCGCCGTGTCGATCCGCGCGTTGGAGATtatggaagaggaagaccTTACGGCCAAGGCGGAGAAGTTGGGCAACATCTTCCGTGAAGGCATCAGATCCTTCAACTCGCCCATTATCGAACTGGTGCGCGGCAAAGGACTCTTGAACGCTGTTGTCATCAACGagtctgccgccgccggcaggACGGCTTGGGATCTTTGCCTGTTGCTAAAGGAGAAGGGTCTCTTG GCCAAGCCCACACATGGCAACATCATCCGCTTTGCGCCGCCCCTGGTCATCTCCGAGACCGAGCTCCGCAAGGCGCTCAACATCATCGGCGAGGCGCTCAAGGAGTTGCCGactgtcgagaaggcgaCGCACCACTGA